A region from the Phycodurus eques isolate BA_2022a chromosome 12, UOR_Pequ_1.1, whole genome shotgun sequence genome encodes:
- the vtcn1 gene encoding V-set domain-containing T-cell activation inhibitor 1 has translation MASLGQIIFYIMIALIVVFSALIIFILSFTLSGSLSLVQSLNRLPVANLGKDHMLSCFLTPDSQQSTLKEVSVTWRKESLAGIVYRYEDGAESNSGQDSLYSGRVEIFSDVLVKGNASLLLRKVRRSDAGEYTCSCSHSGGSGNVNIVLRTAAFTAPTFTLSNGVLTAEASRWFPRPNVTWLDADDNVLQSSTDFQPSSGEIFRVVSTLRSVNVSDTYSCRIGNDLVVAHSDATVTTGSDVTKETYFTYNAASAPLASYFRIILCVFWVNVMQHKYFTN, from the exons ATGGCTTCACTGGGACAGATCATCTTCTACAT cATGATCGCGCTCATTGTTGTCTTCTCAGCgctcatcatcttcatcttgTCCTTTACGCTCTCAG GCAGTTTGTCTCTGGTGCAAAGTCTCAACAGACTTCCTGTGGCCAACCTCGGCAAAGACCACATGCTCAGCTGCTTCCTAACCCCAGACAGTCAACAAAGTACACTCAAAGAGGTGTCTGTCACATGGAGGAAGGAGTCGCTGGCTGGAATCGTTTACCGCTATGAGGATGGTGCCGAGAGCAACAGCGGGCAGGACTCACTGTACAGCGGCAGAGTAGAGATATTCAGTGACGTCTTGGTGAAAGGAAATGCCTCACTGCTGTTGAGGAAGGTGCGACGCAGTGATGCGGGCGAATACACATGTTCGTGCAGCCACTCGGGAGGCAGCGGGAACGTGAATATTGTCCTCAGGACAGCAG CTTTCACAGCACCCACATTTACATTGTCAAACGGTGTCCTAACCGCTGAGGCGAGCAGGTGGTTTCCCAGGCCCAATGTGACATGGCTGGATGCTGACGACAACGTCCTGCAGTCGAGTACAGACTTCCAGCCGAGCTCCGGGGAGATATTTCGTGTGGTCAGCACACTGCGATCGGTCAACGTCAGTGACACATACAGCTGCAGGATCGGGAATGACCTGGTGGTGGCACACTCTGATGCCACTGTGACAACAG GCTCTGATGTTACCAAGGAAACATACTTTACCTACAATGCTGCATCAGCCCCGCTAGCATCATATTTCAGAAttattctgtgtgtgttttgggttaaTGTAATGCAACACAAATACTTCACAAATTAA